In Rosa chinensis cultivar Old Blush chromosome 1, RchiOBHm-V2, whole genome shotgun sequence, a genomic segment contains:
- the LOC112188286 gene encoding probable protein arginine N-methyltransferase 3 has translation MANRTEYDPTLTDDEDEVEELQDWDDWNAEEEEEEESSDLDSDFLCFFCHSRFSSCDELFDHCSATHHFDFPAIRKALGLSFYSSFKLINYLRSQVAENRCWSCGLSCQSNKDLQNHLHETVNLKDIKPMWNSDEYLKPFLQDDSVLFSFGEDEEGDDDYAVAVDKDELMSDLRHFEEICIDHQIHVEKIAGESDNSCESGRRDVDSPSNGYLNTASSSGKVTANGVNSGEHVGSADRMTKGKSIKAYIPNHGSKDMKNINDDYFASYSSYGIHREMLSDKVRMDAYGQAILKNPSLLKSAIVMDVGCGTGILSLFAAQAGASRVIAVEASKKMASVATRIAKDNGLLWKSPVGSTTDGTGVIEVVQGMVEELDKSMVIQPHSVDVLLSEWMGYCLLYEAMLSSVLFARDKWLKPGGAILPDTATIFVAGFGKGATSLPFWENVYGFNMSCVGKELVDGAAKVPIVDVVEDHGLVTSAAILQTFDLVTMKPDEVDFTASVVLEPNCDGATSGSNDLKSETTWCYGIVLWFETGFTSRFCKEKPAVLSTSPYTPQTHWMQTILTFQEPIAVTSGKSWVDRSAAVGTEVCPAASIQLRISIARASQHRNIDISLETTGIDPHGRKHSWPLQLFNLS, from the exons ATGGCGAACCGTACGGAATACGACCCGACCTTGACAGACGACGAAGACGAAGTTGAGGAGCTCCAAGACTGGGACGATTGGAacgccgaagaagaagaagaagaagagagctcCGACTTGGACTCAGACTTTCTCTGCTTCTTCTGCCACTCCAGGTTCAGTTCCTGCGACGAACTGTTCGACCACTGCAGCGCCACTCACCATTTCGATTTTCCCGCCATTCGGAAAGCCCTGGGCTTAAGCTTCTACAGCTCCTTCAAGCTTATTAACTACCTTCGCTCTCAG GTTGCGGAAAACAGATGTTGGAGTTGCGGGCTAAGCTGTCAGTCCAACAAAGATTTACAAAATCATTTACATGAAACAGTCAATTTGAAAGACATTAAACCTATGTGGAATAGCGATGAGTATCTCAAGCCTTTTTTGCAAGATGATTCAGTCTTGTTTAGTTTcggtgaagatgaagaaggcgACGATGACTATGCTGTAGCGGTTGACAAGGACGAACTTATGAGTGATTTGCGGCATTTTGAAGAGATTTGCATTGATCATCAGATTCATGTGGAAAAGATTGCTGGTGAGTCTGACAACTCTTGTGAGAGTGGGAGAAGGGATGTTGATTCACCATCGAATGGCTACTTGAACACAGCTAGCTCATCTGGAAAGGTGACTGCCAACGGTGTGAATTCAGGAGAGCATGTTGGGTCAGCTGATAGAATGACAAAAGGGAAGAGTATAAAAGCATATATTCCAAATCATGGTTCAAAGGATATGAAGAATATCAATGACGATTACTTTGCCTCTTACAGCTCATATGGCATTCACAGAGAAATGCTCAGTGATAAG GTAAGAATGGATGCTTATGGACAAGCTATTTTAAAGAATCCCTCTCTCTTGAAGAGTGCGATAGTGATGGATGTAGGTTGTGGCACAGGCATACTTAG tCTCTTTGCAGCGCAAGCAGGGGCATCAAGGGTAATTGCAGTTGAAGCAAGTAAAAAGATGGCTTCAGTGGCAACTCGG ATAGCAAAAGATAATGGTCTTTTGTGGAAGAGTCCAGTTGGCAGTACTACCGATGGCACTGGGGTAATAGAAGTGGTTCAAGGTATGGTTGAGGAGCTTGATAAATCCATGGTGATTCAACCTCATAGTGTTGATGTATTACTGAGTGAATGGATGGGGTATTGCCTACTTTACGAGGCAATGCTCAGTTCAGTGCTCTTTGCACGGGATAAGTGGTTGAAGCCTGGAGGCGCCATCCTCCCTGACACAGCAACCATT tTTGTTGCTGGATTTGGAAAAGGTGCTACGAGTCttccattttgggaaaatgTGTATGGTTTCAACATGTCTTGTGTTGGGAAGGAGCTCGTTGATGGTGCTGCTAAAGTCCCTATAGTtgatgtcgtggaagatcatgGTTTGGTGACCAGTGCTGCTATTCTCCAG ACCTTTGACTTGGTTACTATGAAGCCAGATGAAGTCGATTTTACTGCAAGTGTTGTGTTGGAACCAAACTGTGATGGTGCAACAAGTGGCTCAAATGACTTGAAATCTGAAACTACTTGGTGTTACGGAATTGTCTTGTGGTTTGAGACTGGTTTTACCAGCAGGTTCTGCAAGGAAAAGCCAGCTGTTTTGTCCACGTCCCCATATACTCCTCAGACACACTGGATGCAAACAATTTTGACATTCCAGGAACCAATTGCTGTGACATCAGGAAAATCTTGGGTGGACAGATCAGCAGCAGTTGGCACTGAAGTATGTCCTGCTGCGAGTATTCAGTTGCGTATAAGTATTGCCCGTGCTTCTCAACATCGTAACATTGACATTTCCCTAGAAACTACTGGAATTGATCCTCATGGTCGAAAACACAGCTGGCCTTTGCAACTCTTTAATCTATCTTAG
- the LOC112201988 gene encoding uncharacterized protein LOC112201988, with protein MKIIWQPKENNRIKINSDGASLPTLTKGELSGVVRGSQGQFIAAFAHFIQQVSSAKHVELLAIREGLDLAQQMQMSQEDLRGLQGVQIILAPRTCNQVAHRLANIGFESTQKEAWFTQAPSCISDLLQHDCNQQI; from the exons ATGAAGATAATATGGCAGCCAAAAGAAAATAATcgaatcaaaatcaattccgaTGGTGCTTCCTTGCCAACATTGACAAAGGGAGAACTTAGTGGTGTTGTACGTGGCTCTCAAGGTCAGTTCATTGCTGCTTTTGCTCACTTCATTCAACAGGTTAGTTCTGCCAAACATGTGGAGCTATTAGCCATTAGGGAGGGTCTTGATCTGGCACAACAGATGCAAATGTCACAG GAGGACCTAAGAGGTCTACAAGGTGTCCAGATCATTCTCGCTCCTAGAACTTGCAACCAGGTTGCTCACAGACTAGCAAATATCGGCTTTGAATCCACTCAGAAAGAAGCTTGGTTCACTCAAGCTCCTAGTTGTATTAGTGACTTACTTCAACATGATTGTAACCAGCAGATCTAG
- the LOC112188265 gene encoding probable disease resistance protein At5g66900: MADLVAGGAIGVPFIVLYEVIKEAMVKSTMFKPLLVELYSIMNHLEPLVEEVGKYGRELNRRENELKDFKTQMEKGIELIHKCSNPNRLQIYKKYRYSKELLELKNFLQNLLSILSVQQARDVKEKYLVAMKDEMNIMKDSLDELRNIEVKHQTDFEVPELPALTVGFDLPLRELKKKLLKNDKVSMLVLTAPGGCGKTTLATMFCQDEQVKDIFKDNIFFFTVSKMLNFNLIVQRLQQRNATEVPTFQDEATALKWLHKFLEEGQTPMLLVLDDVWPESRSLLEKFDEVKVPNFKILVTSRSHFPGYGSLHRLNYLLDEEDAMNLFRHSASLGDESSNVRWNSLAAKIVKHCKGHPLAIKVVGRSLRGKSFEFWLKSAEQLSQGDSEIEVLLVLHRSLDALDENEALIKECFVDLGSFPEDQKIPVAALIDMWAELYEELDKDFLALEILQKLATRSLADLVVSRNENAEDDGYYSEHFVTQHDLLRELAIYQTKLDPNRKRLDDGYYSEHFVTQHDLLRELAIYQTKLDPNRKRLFIGSSRDNLPKSLTEQKHRPIKPRLVSISSDGMFSTIWHNIELAEVEVLVLNFNRENYALPEFVEKMENLKVLIVRNHGSLPAELSNFHLLDSLPNLKRIRLENVSIPSITKHPIQLKSLKKISLFMCSIGQAFSNCSFQISDAFPYLEEMNIDYSKDLLELPDELCNLIWLKKLSITNCHKLSVLPYEIGGLINLEVLRLRACTNLEILPRSIKHLKKLNVLDIANCVSIVELSEDIGELSSLRKINMRQCSRLQELPLSVWDLKQLEKVICDEDVRGLWEPFLPRLPNVRVVIMKEKFTLDWLQNPTVPVRPAVPERPTIPERQAVPERPPVLEGPPVPVGLDLPLKDLKKFFLKEGKSRLVLIANGGLGKTTLARKFFEDQDVKGIFKKNMFFVVASSKPSLEAIVRELYRQKQEQAVPKKIRDYKVAVQLLEDLLEEAGEDPLLLVLDDVWSPKLLDLFNNFKMPNYKFLVTSRSQFENFGETYPLEPLNREHTMVLFRDLAHLGEKISLLEEVQEKIWKICKGYPLIIKVFATSICKQPMENWQKFVMKMSGASVLDSETEVLICLQRSLDPLDKITRQCFMDLGSFPEDEKISAAALIDMWSELYPELIEDTCIENLYKLRSRSLVDLQVTGKERIQRDGYYTEHFVIQHDVLRQLAIFEARLEPIEQRQRLNITDTSSNLPIGQEKEEEPNSTLQPIKTRLLSISSDGVFSTKWNTVQLPEIEVLLLNIKSSRNYALPQFLERTSRLKVLIVTKYGRDSAELSNFQLLGLLPNLKRIRLETILTPSITKNLTQLKSLEKITLSWCDDIDKAFSSSSIQIPHAFPKLVELNIDNCNDLVKLPAELCDLVSLKKLSVTECYNLVTIPEAIGKLVKLELLRLRRCTELQQLPESLHSLPELNFLDIADCVSMKKLPQNIGALSSLEKLDMRKCSGLEKLPSSVINLRKLREVICDEEKKKLWGRYLDFMENLRKVGPVEF, translated from the exons TGTGGCAGGGGGTGCTATAGGAGTACCATTTATTGTGCTGTATGAAGTCATTAAAGAAGCGATGGTCAAGAGTACGATGTTTAAACCCCTGCTTGTGGAGCTGTATTCGATAATGAACCATTTGGAACCACTGGTGGAGGAGGTAGGTAAGTATGGTAGAGAGTTAAATCGTCGAGAGAATGAGCTTAAAGACTTCAAAACACAAATGGAGAAGGGCATCGAGCTTATTCACAAGTGCTCAAATCCTAATCGGTTGCAAATCTACAAAAAGTATAGATACAGCAAAGAACTTCTTGAATTAAAGAACTTTCTTCAGAATCTGCTATCTATTCTGTCAGTGCAACAAGCAAGGGATGTGAAGGAGAAGTACTTGGTTGCAATGAAAGACGAGATGAATATTATGAAGGACTCCTTGGATGAGCTCAGAAATATAGAGGTAAAGCACCAAACAGACTTTGAAGTACCTGAGCTTCCTGCGTTGACAGTTGGATTTGATCTGCCTCTCAGAGAATTAAAGAAGAAGCTTCTTAAGAATGATAAAGTGTCAATGCTTGTGCTCACTGCTCCAGGAGGATGTGGAAAAACCACATTGGCAACTATGTTTTGTCAAGATGAGCAAGTCAAAG ATATATTCAAGGACAATATCTTCTTTTTCACTGTTTCAAAGATGTTGAACTTCAACCTCATTGTACAACGACTACAGCAACGCAATGCTACCGAAGTACCTACTTTCCAAGACGAAGCAACTGCCCTCAAGTGGCTGCATAAATTTCTGGAGGAAGGACAGACACCTATGCTGTTGGTCCTGGATGACGTTTGGCCGGAATCAAGATCTCTTCTTGAAAAGTTTGATGAAGTGAAGGTGCCAAATTTTAAGATTTTGGTGACATCAAGATCACATTTTCCAGGATATGGTTCTCTACATCGTCTAAATTATTTATTGGATGAGGAAGATGCAATGAATCTTTTTCGCCATTCAGCCTCCCTGGGAGATGAAAGCTCCAATGTTCGATGGAACAGTCTTGCTGCAAAG ATAGTAAAGCACTGTAAGGGACATCCACTTGCCATTAAAGTGGTTGGAAGATCACTTCGTGGAAAATCGTTTGAGTTCTGGCTTAAAAGTGCAGAGCAGTTGTCTCAAGGTgattctgaaattgaagtgcttCTTGTGCTTCACCGTAGCTTGGATGCTTTGGATGAAAACGAAGCTCTCATCAAGGAATGTTTTGTAGACCTTGGTTCATTTCCTGAAGACCAAAAAATCCCAGTTGCTGCCCTCATTGATATGTGGGCAGAGTTATATGAAGAGCTAGATAAAGATTTTTTGGCCTTGGAGATTCTGCAAAAGCTTGCCACTCGAAGCCTGGCTGATCTTGTAGTCAGTAG GAACGAGAATGCGGAGGATGATGGCTACTACAGTGAACATTTTGTGACCCAACATGATCTTCTTAGAGAGCTGGCTATCTACCAAACAAAACTAGACCCAAATAGAAAAAGACTGGATGATGGCTACTACAGTGAACATTTTGTGACCCAACATGATCTTCTTAGAGAGCTGGCTATCTACCAAACAAAACTAGACCCAAATAGAAAAAGACTGTTTATTGGAAGCAGCAGAGACAATCTGCCCAAGTCCTTGACAGAACAGAAGCATCGACCTATCAAGCCTCGCCTAGTATCTATCTCTTCTG ATGGGATGTTCTCAACAATTTGGCATAACATTGAACTAGCTGAGGTTGAGGTTCTAGTTTTGAATTTCAACAGAGAGAACTATGCTTTGCCCGAATTTGTGGAGAAAATGGAGAACCTGAAGGTTCTAATAGTCAGAAATCATGGTTCCTTGCCTGCTGAATTGAGTAATTTTCACCTACTGGATTCTTTACCAAATCTGAAGAGAATCAGACTAGAGAACGTTTCAATTCCTTCCATAACCAAGCATCCCATACAGTTGAAGAGTCTAAAGAAGATCTCTTTATTCATGTGTAGCATTGGTCAAGCTTTCAGCAATTGTTCCTTCCAAATTTCAGATGCATTTCCATATTTAGAGGAAATGAATATTGACTACAGCAAGGATTTGTTGGAATTGCCTGACGAGCTCTGCAATCTGATTTGGCTGAAAAAGCTCAGTATCACAAACTGTCATAAGCTATCCGTCTTGCCTTATGAGATTGGAGGGCTGATTAACTTAGAAGTTTTGAGGCTAAGGGCTTGTACAAACTTGGAAATACTTCCAAGATCTATCAAACACCTGAAGAAGCTAAATGTTCTTGACATAGCTAACTGTGTCAGCATTGTGGAGTTGTCTGAAGACATTGGCGAACTAAGCAGTTTAAGAAAGATCAACATGAGACAGTGCTCTAGATTGCAAGAGCTACCACTATCAGTTTGGGATCTTAAGCAACTAGAGAAAGTGATATGTGATGAGGACGTACGAGGGTTGTGGGAACCCTTCCTACCCAGACTCCCCAACGTAAGGGTGGTGATCATGAAAGAAAAATTTACCCTAGATTGGCTCCAAAATCCCACGGTACCTGTACGTCCAGCTGTTCCTGAACGCCCAACTATTCCTGAACGCCAGGCTGTTCCTGAACGCCCACCAGTTCTTGAAGGTCCACCAGTTCCTGTTGGGTTGGATTTGCCTTTAAAGgatttgaagaaattttttctTAAGGAAGGTAAGTCAAGGCTCGTGCTTATTGCTAATGGAGGACTGGGGAAAACTACGTTGGCGAGAAAGTTTTTTGAAGATCAGGACGTCAAAG GTATATTCAAGAAGAATATGTTCTTTGTTGTTGCTTCAAGTAAGCCCAGTTTGGAAGCTATTGTCCGAGAATTATATCGACAAAAGCAAGAACAAGCAGTACCGAAGAAGATTCGCGACTATAAAGTTGCAGTTCAATTGCTGGAAGACCTTCTAGAGGAAGCGGGAGAAGACCCTTTGCTGTTGGTACTGGATGATGTTTGGTCTCCCAAACTTCTTGATCTATTTAACAATTTCAAAATGCCAAATTACAAGTTTCTGGTGACATCAAGATctcaatttgaaaattttggtgaaacaTATCCTTTAGAGCCTTTGAATCGTGAACATACAATGGTACTTTTTCGTGATTTAGCCCACTTGGGAGAGAAGATTTCTCTTTTAGAAGAAGTTCAAGAAAAG ATTTGGAAGATATGCAAGGGCTATCCACTTATCATTAAAGTATTTGCAACATCAATTTGCAAACAGCCTATGGAGAATTGGCAAAAATTTGTAATGAAAATGTCTGGAGCTTCTGTTTTGGATTCTGAGACTGAAGTGCTCATCTGCCTCCAAAGAAGCTTAGATCCTCTGGATAAAATCACCAGGCAATGTTTCATGGACCTTGGTTCATTCCCTGAAGACGAAAAAATCTCTGCTGCTGCCCTTATTGATATGTGGTCAGAGCTCTATCCTGAGCTAATTGAGGATACTTGCATTGAGAACCTCTACAAGCTGAGGAGCCGGAGTCTGGTTGATCTTCAAGTCACAGG AAAGGAGAGGATACAACGGGATGGCTACTACACTGAACACTTTGTCATCCAGCATGACGTGCTTAGACAACTGGCGATCTTCGAAGCGAGACTAGAACCAATTGAACAGAGACAAAGACTGAATATTACAGACACATCTAGCAATCTACCCATtggccaagaaaaagaagaagaaccaaatTCAACTCTTCAGCCCATCAAGACTCGCCTATTATCTATCTCTTCTG ATGGTGTGTTCTCAACGAAATGGAATACTGTACAATTACCAGAAATTGAGGTGCTCCTTCTGAATATTAAGTCGAGTCGTAACTATGCGTTACCTCAATTTCTGGAGAGAACATCCAGATTAAAGGTTCTAATAGTCACAAAGTATGGTCGTGATTCTGCTGAGTTGAGTAATTTTCAACTACTGGGTTTGTTACCAAATCTGAAGAGAATCAGATTAGAGACTATTTTAACTCCTTCCATAACCAAGAACCTCACTCAACTGAAGAGTCTTGAGAAGATAACTTTGTCCTGGTGCGACGATATTGATAAAGCTTTCAGCAGCTCTTCCATCCAAATTCCACATGCATTTCCGAAGCTAGTGGAATTAAACATCGACAATTGCAACGATTTAGTGAAATTGCCTGCCGAACTCTGTGATCTTGTTTCTCTAAAGAAACTCAGTGTTACCGAGTGTTATAATCTGGTTACCATACCAGAAGCAATTGGAAAGTTGGTCAAATTAGAATTGCTGAGGCTAAGACGCTGTACGGAGTTGCAACAGCTTCCAGAATCGCTTCACAGCCTCCCAGAGCTGAACTTCCTTGACATAGCTGATTGCGTCAGCATGAAGAAGTTGCCTCAGAACATCGGAGCACTGAGCAGTTTAGAAAAGCTTGACATGAGAAAATGCTCTGGACTGGAAAAGCTTCCTTCATCAGTTATAAATCTTCGTAAGTTACGGGAAGTGATATGcgatgaagagaaaaaaaagttatGGGGACGCTATTTGGACTTTATGGAAAACCTAAGGAAGGTGGGTCCAGTGGAGTTCTAA